Part of the Gemmobacter sp. 24YEA27 genome, ATTGTGCTGGCCTTGCTTGCCTCGATGGCGATTGGTCTCGTCAACGGGCTGCTGGTCACGTGGTTTCGTATCTCGGGGATCGTCGGAACCATCGGGGTGATGTTTCTGCTTGAAGGCCTGAACCAGTATCTGACCGGCGGCTATCAGATTGCTGTCGGTTATGAGGAAACCTTTTTCCGCTGGCTGGGACAGGGTCGCTACGGCATGATCGCGGTGAAATCGGTCTTCCTGTTCTTCTTCTTCGCCATCGCCTTCATCATCGCGAACAAGCTGCGCACCGGCCATTATATCAGCGCGGTCGGAGACAATCCGCTGGCTGCCTTCTATTCCGGCATTCCGGTCTATCGCTGGGTCACGGTCAGCTTTGTGCTTTGCGCCTTTTTCTGTGGTGTGGCCGGTGTCTTCCTTGCCGCCACCTCGTCCTCGGCGCAGCCGGTTGGCGGTGCGGGTTACCTGCTTGAGGCCTTTGCCGCCGTCTTCCTGGGGGCGACCATCCTTGGCAAGGGCAAGCCCCATGTTCTGGGAACCCTGCTCGGCGTCTTTTTCCTCTACATGGTCTCGAATGGCATGACCCAGTTCGGCATCGACAGCTCGGCGCGCAAGCTTTTCAACGGCTTTGTTCTGCTGATCGCGGTCGGGGCGAATGCCTTCCTGAACCGTGAA contains:
- a CDS encoding ABC transporter permease yields the protein MTTATQAAAGRSEAAGQDKTHPFVRFLRVWGTILVILAVAIGFSIASPYFLTVSNMNNIVFSMFTCALLSIGLTYVVAAGSFDLAIGTTVTTASIVCAMLIPVTGAPMAIVLALLASMAIGLVNGLLVTWFRISGIVGTIGVMFLLEGLNQYLTGGYQIAVGYEETFFRWLGQGRYGMIAVKSVFLFFFFAIAFIIANKLRTGHYISAVGDNPLAAFYSGIPVYRWVTVSFVLCAFFCGVAGVFLAATSSSAQPVGGAGYLLEAFAAVFLGATILGKGKPHVLGTLLGVFFLYMVSNGMTQFGIDSSARKLFNGFVLLIAVGANAFLNREELHLKFI